The following coding sequences are from one Paenibacillus sp. FSL R5-0912 window:
- the walK gene encoding cell wall metabolism sensor histidine kinase WalK, which yields MKALSFFRTIQARLIVIYVLLILIAMQLIGVYFVSSMKNSLTDNFTKDLKARAEMLSILTADKFGSETGTADEESAVESLRGMVNNLYINGAEIQVLDASGKIITTSVPSQNDYVGQRNTQTVVSRALQGISDNEEYIIADDNVRKKVVAKPVISGDKVVGAIYIAADMKDLYATMSRINSVFLSGLLLALALTAVLGVILAHTITHPIKEMTKHATAVAEGRFNRKVPVFGNDEIGQLSQAFNYMTDRLREALSQNEEEKEKLSSILANMSDGVVATDESGAVILMNTRAALMLGAEGPLPEGAPLDELLGLDHEQSGSLAQGNAQSAMLHLSPMGGEDPNIVRVTFTPIHRREGGRIAGTIAVLQDVTEQENLEESRREFVANVSHELRTPLTTIKSYAEALDDGALEDPQLAVRFVGVIRNETERMIRLVTDLLHLSRLDSKESSLRIQQTDISEMLEDVADRFSFQIRQKRIHISTRVHKEIATAWLDRDQIDQVLGNLVSNALKYTPEGGTIRLEAHKTEDGMLAVSVRDSGIGIPKKDIERIFERFYRVDKARSRNMGGTGLGLSIAREIVKAHGGSISLQSELNEGSLVTFTLPLMKHRGSEA from the coding sequence ATGAAAGCACTGTCCTTTTTCCGGACGATTCAGGCCAGGCTTATCGTTATTTATGTGCTGCTGATTCTGATTGCGATGCAGCTGATCGGCGTGTATTTCGTCAGCTCCATGAAGAATTCACTCACAGATAATTTCACCAAGGACCTGAAGGCGCGGGCAGAGATGCTCTCGATCCTCACCGCCGACAAATTCGGGAGTGAGACGGGCACGGCAGATGAAGAATCTGCGGTGGAAAGTCTGCGCGGTATGGTGAACAATCTGTATATTAACGGCGCAGAAATTCAGGTGCTGGATGCAAGCGGCAAGATTATTACCACCTCAGTTCCTTCACAGAACGATTATGTGGGCCAGCGCAATACCCAGACTGTTGTCAGCCGTGCCTTGCAGGGGATCAGCGACAACGAGGAATATATCATCGCGGATGACAATGTGCGCAAGAAGGTTGTGGCCAAGCCGGTAATTTCCGGTGACAAGGTCGTAGGGGCGATCTATATCGCAGCAGATATGAAGGATTTATACGCCACAATGAGCCGGATCAACAGCGTATTCCTCTCGGGGCTGCTGCTGGCGCTCGCGCTGACAGCGGTGCTGGGGGTTATACTCGCGCATACGATCACCCATCCGATTAAAGAAATGACCAAGCATGCCACAGCGGTGGCGGAAGGCCGCTTCAACCGGAAGGTTCCCGTCTTCGGCAATGATGAGATTGGCCAGCTGAGCCAGGCCTTCAACTATATGACGGACAGGCTGCGCGAAGCGCTGTCGCAGAATGAAGAGGAGAAGGAGAAGTTGTCCTCCATCCTGGCGAATATGAGTGATGGTGTGGTTGCGACGGATGAGAGCGGCGCAGTCATTCTGATGAACACCCGTGCTGCCTTGATGCTGGGTGCGGAAGGGCCGCTTCCGGAAGGAGCGCCGCTCGATGAGCTGCTCGGACTTGACCATGAGCAGTCAGGATCGCTGGCTCAGGGCAATGCCCAGTCGGCAATGCTGCATCTGTCCCCGATGGGCGGAGAGGACCCTAATATTGTGCGGGTCACCTTCACTCCGATCCACCGCCGTGAAGGCGGGCGGATCGCAGGGACGATTGCGGTGCTGCAGGATGTTACCGAGCAGGAGAACCTCGAAGAGTCCCGCCGCGAGTTCGTGGCGAATGTATCCCATGAGCTGCGGACGCCGCTTACAACGATTAAGAGCTATGCGGAGGCGCTGGATGATGGTGCGCTGGAGGATCCGCAGCTGGCCGTGCGGTTTGTCGGGGTCATCCGCAACGAGACAGAGCGGATGATCCGGCTGGTTACCGATCTGCTGCATCTGTCGCGTCTGGATTCCAAAGAGTCCAGTCTGCGCATTCAGCAGACGGACATTTCCGAGATGCTGGAGGATGTGGCGGACCGCTTCTCCTTCCAGATCCGCCAGAAGCGGATTCATATCAGCACCAGAGTGCACAAGGAGATAGCCACTGCCTGGCTGGACCGCGATCAGATTGATCAGGTGCTGGGCAATCTGGTCTCCAATGCCCTGAAATATACGCCGGAAGGCGGAACGATCCGGCTTGAAGCGCATAAGACTGAGGACGGAATGCTCGCAGTATCTGTACGCGATTCCGGGATCGGGATTCCGAAGAAGGACATTGAACGCATATTCGAACGCTTTTACCGGGTTGATAAAGCCCGCTCGCGGAATATGGGCGGCACGGGTCTCGGGCTGTCCATTGCCCGGGAAATTGTCAAAGCGCACGGCGGCTCCATTTCCCTGCAGTCTGAGCTGAATGAAGGCTCGCTGGTAACGTTCACGCTGCCTTTGATGAAGCATAGGGGGAGTGAGGCGTGA
- the yycF gene encoding response regulator YycF, with protein MQMGTILVVDDEQPIADILKFNLEKEGYEVICAFDGNSAVELALSRRPDLMLLDLMLPGKDGMDVCREVRSAHLDIPIIMLTAKDGEIDKVLGLELGADDYVTKPFSTRELLARVKAQMRRQHKPAVSETPSESVESKQGVYHFGLFIDTDMYLVYKDGEPLDLTHREYELLYYMIRHAGKVMTREHLLQAVWGFEYFGDVRTVDVTIRRLREKIEENPSKPEYIFTRRGLGYLMHSPKSGGL; from the coding sequence ATGCAAATGGGCACGATTCTGGTAGTGGATGATGAACAACCTATTGCTGATATATTGAAATTCAATCTGGAAAAAGAGGGCTATGAGGTTATCTGTGCGTTTGACGGCAACAGTGCTGTAGAGCTGGCTCTGTCCAGACGACCGGACCTGATGCTGCTTGACCTCATGCTGCCCGGCAAGGACGGAATGGATGTGTGCCGTGAGGTGCGCTCTGCGCATCTGGATATTCCGATCATTATGCTTACCGCCAAGGACGGAGAGATTGATAAGGTGCTGGGCCTGGAGCTGGGTGCCGATGATTATGTGACCAAGCCGTTCAGCACACGTGAGCTGCTGGCCAGGGTCAAGGCCCAGATGCGCCGCCAGCATAAGCCGGCCGTGTCCGAAACGCCAAGCGAAAGCGTGGAGAGCAAGCAGGGGGTATATCATTTCGGCTTATTTATCGATACGGATATGTATCTGGTCTACAAAGACGGCGAACCGCTGGATCTGACGCATCGTGAATACGAGCTGCTCTATTATATGATCCGCCATGCCGGCAAAGTAATGACCCGGGAGCATCTGCTGCAGGCCGTATGGGGCTTCGAATATTTCGGTGATGTGCGGACCGTGGATGTAACGATCCGCCGGCTCAGAGAAAAAATTGAGGAGAATCCCAGCAAGCCGGAATATATATTCACACGGCGCGGACTCGGTTATTTGATGCATAGCCCCAAAAGCGGAGGGCTGTGA
- a CDS encoding M23 family metallopeptidase gives MKGFKFMRRMGKLRNSEEASAGSGAAGQQGNSTSSETRIFHPETKPRRLRRSWIVATAGLVLLTTFLVGAEKKHVAANTVTYYKVLVKGEEIGTLSQDSDLNKLFEAKRREYQLKYPDSVMVLQTSGITTEAAEAYKPEIDSEATLDKLDGMLKAYAVGVELTVDGKPLGIVKDQETAAAVLEAVKAHYTPQAAAAGAKLMKTAAKTTASASAKADQVQSAAIREEVSIVPVKADPNKVLSVEEAVKVLTEGKEEPLVYSVQEGDTVSAIASRFQITQADIFRNNPAVKELSLQIGDQLQLTVPQPDLTVVTVEQVTEQVVTEPEVIVRKSDQLAAGKRKVVRAGQTGLKTMQYRLTKENGLVVQEEWLGQTVVKASLPEVVYSGTKVVGEGTGMFAWPVAGATISSSYGERWGRAHKGVDLVSGNRTIKAADAGTVSFAGVQSGYGNVVIVNHNNGYVTYYGHLSRISVSVGQKLGQGSQIGIMGNTGRSTGTHLHFEIRKNGTAINPMKYLK, from the coding sequence ATGAAAGGTTTTAAGTTTATGCGCCGGATGGGGAAACTGCGGAACAGTGAAGAAGCATCCGCAGGGTCCGGTGCAGCAGGTCAACAGGGGAACAGCACCTCCAGCGAAACCCGGATCTTTCATCCGGAAACCAAACCACGCAGACTCCGGCGTTCATGGATTGTTGCTACTGCCGGTCTGGTTCTTCTGACTACCTTCCTGGTCGGAGCGGAGAAGAAACATGTTGCGGCGAATACAGTAACCTACTACAAGGTGCTGGTGAAGGGTGAAGAGATCGGAACTTTAAGTCAGGATTCGGACCTTAACAAGCTGTTTGAAGCGAAGAGACGGGAATATCAGCTTAAGTATCCGGATTCCGTCATGGTGCTGCAAACCAGCGGCATCACGACAGAGGCCGCCGAGGCGTACAAACCGGAGATCGACAGCGAAGCTACACTGGACAAGCTGGATGGCATGCTCAAAGCCTATGCGGTAGGCGTGGAATTGACGGTTGATGGTAAACCGCTCGGGATCGTGAAGGATCAGGAGACGGCAGCCGCAGTACTCGAGGCCGTGAAGGCGCACTACACTCCGCAGGCTGCAGCTGCTGGCGCGAAGCTGATGAAGACGGCGGCCAAGACGACAGCATCAGCATCAGCTAAGGCAGACCAAGTGCAATCGGCGGCCATCCGCGAGGAAGTCAGCATTGTTCCGGTCAAGGCAGATCCCAACAAGGTGCTTAGTGTAGAGGAAGCTGTGAAGGTGCTGACGGAGGGCAAGGAGGAGCCGCTGGTCTACTCGGTTCAGGAAGGGGACACGGTCTCTGCGATCGCTTCCAGATTCCAGATTACCCAGGCCGATATCTTCCGCAACAATCCTGCGGTTAAGGAGCTTAGCCTGCAGATCGGGGATCAGTTGCAGCTGACGGTTCCCCAGCCTGATCTTACGGTCGTAACTGTGGAGCAGGTAACTGAACAAGTGGTTACAGAGCCCGAAGTTATTGTACGCAAGAGCGACCAGCTGGCGGCAGGCAAGAGAAAGGTGGTCCGTGCCGGCCAGACGGGACTTAAGACGATGCAATACAGACTGACCAAAGAAAATGGTCTGGTGGTCCAAGAAGAGTGGCTGGGACAGACGGTTGTAAAGGCTTCGTTGCCTGAAGTGGTCTATTCCGGTACCAAGGTTGTCGGTGAAGGAACAGGAATGTTCGCCTGGCCGGTTGCCGGAGCTACGATATCCAGCAGTTACGGCGAGCGTTGGGGACGTGCACATAAGGGAGTCGATCTTGTATCCGGCAACCGTACGATCAAAGCGGCTGATGCCGGTACGGTAAGCTTTGCCGGTGTGCAGAGCGGATATGGTAATGTGGTTATCGTCAATCACAACAACGGATACGTTACTTACTACGGACACTTAAGCAGAATTTCCGTCTCCGTCGGCCAGAAGCTTGGACAGGGCAGCCAAATAGGCATTATGGGCAACACCGGCCGCTCAACAGGAACCCATCTGCACTTCGAAATCCGCAAGAATGGAACAGCGATCAACCCTATGAAATATCTGAAATAA
- a CDS encoding adenylosuccinate synthase — translation MSTVVVVGTQWGDEGKGKITDFLAESADVVARYQGGNNAGHTILIDGKKFKLSLIPSGVFYKEKTCVIGNGMVINPEALIQEINYIHENGFDTKNLVISDRAHVIMPYHMLLDALEEDRKGPNKIGTTRKGIGPCYMDKAARNGIRIADLMDAEEFELRLRPLMEEKNQVITQVYGAQPLDVEEILTKYLEYAEVLRGYVTDTSVVLNDAIDADSRVLFEGAQGVMLDIDQGTYPFVTSSNPSAGGVCIGSGVGPSKIKQVIGVAKAYTTRVGDGPFPTELNDATGDYIRETGHEYGTVTGRARRVGWFDSVVVRHARRVSGITGLSLNSLDVLSGLETVKICTGYKFRGEIITHYPASLKKLAECEAVYEELPGWSEDITSAKTLDDLPANTRKYVERVSELTGIPISIFSVGRNREQTNQVLPIYI, via the coding sequence ATGTCAACGGTAGTCGTCGTGGGAACACAATGGGGAGACGAAGGCAAAGGAAAGATCACGGATTTTCTGGCAGAGAGTGCAGATGTGGTCGCTCGGTATCAAGGGGGTAACAATGCCGGTCACACGATTCTGATTGACGGAAAGAAGTTCAAGCTCAGCTTGATTCCATCAGGTGTATTTTATAAAGAAAAAACTTGTGTTATCGGCAACGGAATGGTTATCAATCCAGAGGCCCTGATTCAAGAAATTAATTATATTCATGAGAATGGCTTTGATACGAAGAACCTGGTGATCAGCGACCGCGCCCATGTCATTATGCCTTATCATATGCTGTTGGATGCGCTTGAAGAAGACCGCAAGGGTCCGAACAAAATCGGAACAACACGCAAGGGGATTGGCCCGTGCTACATGGATAAAGCAGCCCGCAACGGTATCCGGATTGCCGATCTGATGGACGCCGAGGAATTCGAACTGAGGCTTCGTCCGTTGATGGAAGAGAAGAATCAGGTTATCACTCAGGTATACGGTGCTCAGCCGCTGGATGTGGAAGAAATTCTGACCAAATATCTGGAGTATGCAGAAGTGCTTCGCGGTTATGTGACGGACACTTCGGTAGTGCTGAATGATGCTATCGATGCAGATTCCAGAGTATTGTTCGAGGGTGCACAGGGTGTAATGCTTGATATTGACCAGGGTACTTATCCGTTCGTCACTTCATCCAATCCTTCCGCAGGCGGTGTCTGCATCGGTTCGGGCGTAGGCCCGTCCAAGATCAAACAGGTTATTGGTGTGGCTAAAGCCTACACTACCCGTGTTGGCGACGGTCCGTTCCCTACAGAGCTGAACGATGCCACTGGTGATTATATCCGTGAAACAGGCCACGAGTACGGTACTGTAACCGGCCGCGCACGCCGTGTGGGCTGGTTCGACAGTGTAGTTGTGCGTCATGCCCGCCGTGTCAGCGGAATCACGGGTCTGTCCCTGAACTCGCTGGACGTGCTGAGCGGCCTCGAAACTGTCAAGATCTGCACAGGCTACAAGTTCCGCGGAGAGATCATCACGCATTACCCGGCCAGTCTCAAGAAGCTTGCGGAATGCGAAGCTGTCTATGAAGAGCTTCCAGGCTGGAGTGAAGATATTACAAGTGCGAAGACCCTGGACGATCTGCCTGCTAACACTCGCAAATATGTGGAGCGTGTATCAGAGCTGACAGGTATTCCAATCTCTATCTTCTCCGTAGGCCGTAACCGGGAACAGACGAATCAGGTACTGCCAATCTATATCTAG
- the dnaB gene encoding replicative DNA helicase — translation MGGDLFFDRVPPQNLEAEQAVLGAVLLSDEALITAMERVNTEDFYDKPHQMIFEAMVQLGEESQPIDLITLTSRLQDKGELEDVGGVSYLAKLAHAVPTAANVDYYAQIIEEKAMLRRLIRTATQIVSEGYTGGEDVGIMLSDAERRILEISNRRSGSGFIAIRDVLMQVFDRVELLHQNKGGTSGIPSGFADLDHMTNGFQRNDLIIVAARPSVGKTAFALNIAQNVAVRAKETVAIFSLEMSAPQLVQRMICAEANLDANIMRTGDFKSDDDWSKLTMGIQSLSEAEIYIDDTPGVTVTDIRAKCRRLKKEKGLGMIVIDYLQLIQGRGKAGENRQQEVSEISRTLKQIARELDVPVIALSQLSRGVEQRQDKRPMMSDLRESGSIEQDADIVAFLYRDDYYNQDTEKKNIIEIIIAKQRNGPVGTVELVFLKNFNKFVNYERAHAEPFAG, via the coding sequence ATGGGTGGAGATCTCTTTTTCGATCGGGTTCCCCCGCAGAATCTAGAGGCAGAACAGGCCGTACTAGGTGCGGTTCTGCTGTCGGATGAAGCGCTTATTACCGCGATGGAGCGGGTGAATACCGAAGACTTCTACGACAAACCGCATCAGATGATATTTGAGGCGATGGTGCAGCTCGGAGAAGAGAGCCAGCCGATTGATCTGATTACATTGACATCCCGGCTCCAGGACAAGGGTGAGCTTGAGGATGTCGGCGGTGTCAGCTATTTGGCTAAGCTGGCGCATGCAGTACCGACTGCGGCCAACGTCGACTATTATGCACAGATTATAGAAGAGAAGGCGATGCTGCGGCGGCTGATCCGTACAGCAACGCAGATTGTCAGCGAAGGTTATACGGGCGGCGAAGATGTAGGCATCATGCTGAGTGATGCCGAGCGGCGGATCCTCGAGATCTCTAACCGCCGCAGCGGCAGCGGGTTCATTGCCATCCGCGATGTGCTGATGCAGGTATTCGACCGGGTGGAGCTGCTCCATCAGAACAAGGGCGGCACTTCGGGGATTCCGTCCGGTTTTGCCGATCTTGACCATATGACGAACGGTTTCCAGCGTAACGACTTAATCATTGTGGCTGCCCGTCCATCCGTAGGGAAGACGGCATTCGCCTTGAATATTGCCCAGAATGTTGCGGTCCGTGCCAAAGAGACCGTAGCGATCTTCAGTCTGGAAATGTCCGCGCCCCAGCTGGTACAGCGTATGATCTGCGCAGAAGCCAATCTGGACGCCAATATTATGCGTACCGGTGATTTCAAAAGCGATGATGACTGGTCCAAGCTGACCATGGGGATCCAGTCGTTGTCTGAGGCTGAAATTTATATCGACGATACACCGGGGGTTACCGTTACAGATATCCGCGCGAAATGCCGCCGGCTGAAGAAGGAAAAAGGCCTCGGTATGATCGTCATCGACTACCTGCAGCTGATCCAGGGCCGCGGCAAGGCCGGAGAGAACCGCCAGCAGGAAGTATCCGAAATCTCCCGTACCCTGAAGCAGATTGCCCGTGAGCTTGATGTTCCGGTTATTGCCCTGTCCCAGCTCAGCCGTGGTGTGGAGCAGCGTCAGGACAAACGGCCGATGATGAGTGACCTTCGTGAATCGGGTTCGATCGAGCAGGATGCCGATATCGTAGCGTTCCTGTACCGTGACGATTACTACAATCAGGATACCGAGAAGAAGAATATTATTGAAATCATCATCGCCAAACAGCGTAACGGTCCCGTAGGCACGGTAGAGCTGGTGTTCCTCAAGAACTTTAACAAGTTCGTCAACTACGAGCGGGCACATGCGGAACCGTTCGCAGGTTAG
- the rplI gene encoding 50S ribosomal protein L9, which yields MKVIFIKDVKGQGKKGQVKEVSEGYAANFLLPRGLVRPATDGNVKTLENQAAAEQRRKDQEKEEAVQLGKKIDELTLTLKAKAGEGGRLFGAITSKQIGETLAATQGIVIDKRKIELSDPIRHVGTFQVTVKLHTEVKANLTVQVTEE from the coding sequence ATGAAGGTCATTTTCATCAAGGATGTTAAGGGTCAAGGCAAGAAGGGGCAGGTTAAAGAGGTATCGGAAGGTTATGCAGCCAACTTCCTGCTGCCGCGCGGACTGGTTCGTCCGGCTACCGATGGCAATGTGAAGACGCTGGAGAACCAGGCGGCAGCGGAACAGCGCCGTAAGGACCAGGAGAAAGAGGAAGCTGTTCAGCTCGGCAAGAAGATTGATGAGCTGACCCTGACGCTGAAGGCCAAAGCCGGCGAAGGCGGCCGTCTGTTCGGGGCAATCACCAGCAAACAGATCGGCGAAACGCTGGCCGCTACGCAGGGAATCGTGATCGACAAGCGCAAGATTGAGCTGAGCGATCCGATCCGCCATGTAGGCACGTTCCAGGTAACAGTGAAGCTGCACACTGAAGTAAAGGCTAACCTCACGGTGCAGGTAACGGAGGAGTAG
- a CDS encoding DHH family phosphoesterase: MPKFLQRRWHGYHTVWAFLLLLVLIIVVSIYNWVLGVASLFLAGTLCFTMLQAELSFRRNLVDYINGLSFRIKRVEGEAVSMLPLGIILYSEDRTVEWNNRNASQIFTRKTLVGEDMQELMPDVIASLKNIPQKREPAKDGALKDHRQEITVDDRYYQVVVIPSERLLYLYDITELVVLRERYEEEKLAIGIVMMDNLDEAAQGMDDQQRTSLIAKVASEITEWSKQFEVYLRRLSSERYLMLLNHRSLQALEESRFVVLDEVREMTADLKVPMTLSIGLAYGSESASELGALAQSSLDMALGRGGDQAAVKAGQRLSFYGGKSNAAEKRTRVRARVIAHALRDLMQESDRVLIMGHRVPDIDAVGAAIGLLKAAQMYNVEASIVMETPNPSITRMMEQIRKDEALYKTFITTEQALQVMTEHTLLIVVDTHKASMTMEPRLVQYASRIVVVDHHRRGEEFINDAVLVYLEPYASSTCELVTELLQYIHDKIKLSPLEATMLLAGITVDTKHFALHTGSRTFEAAGFLRRIGADTILIQRMLKEDLQEYISKAEIIKHARMVYDHIALVVTAPGMKIPQLLIAQTADTLLGMTNVVASFVISERPDGLIGISARSLGRMNVQVVMEKLGGGGHLSNAAVQLEGTSKEAEARLLAVLAEIEAKEGLFE; this comes from the coding sequence ATGCCAAAATTTCTGCAAAGACGCTGGCACGGGTATCATACCGTGTGGGCGTTCTTGCTGCTGCTGGTCCTGATTATAGTGGTCAGTATCTATAACTGGGTCCTCGGTGTTGCCAGCCTCTTTCTGGCCGGCACATTGTGTTTCACCATGCTGCAGGCCGAGCTGTCGTTCCGCCGCAACCTTGTAGATTATATTAACGGCCTCTCCTTCCGCATTAAACGGGTGGAAGGTGAGGCTGTAAGTATGCTTCCCTTAGGGATTATCCTGTACAGTGAGGACCGTACAGTGGAGTGGAATAACCGCAATGCCAGCCAAATCTTCACCCGCAAGACTCTTGTGGGTGAAGATATGCAAGAGCTGATGCCTGATGTCATTGCCTCTCTGAAGAATATACCGCAGAAGCGCGAACCTGCCAAAGACGGTGCGCTGAAGGATCACCGCCAGGAGATCACGGTCGATGACCGCTATTATCAGGTGGTGGTGATTCCAAGTGAACGTCTGCTCTATCTCTACGATATCACTGAGCTGGTGGTCCTGCGTGAGCGGTATGAGGAAGAAAAGCTGGCGATCGGTATTGTAATGATGGACAATCTGGATGAAGCAGCCCAGGGAATGGACGATCAGCAGCGCACGTCACTGATCGCGAAGGTAGCCAGCGAGATTACGGAGTGGAGCAAACAGTTTGAAGTCTATCTGCGCCGCCTGTCCTCAGAGCGGTATCTGATGCTGCTGAATCACCGCAGTCTCCAGGCGCTGGAGGAGAGCCGGTTCGTTGTACTCGATGAGGTCCGCGAGATGACGGCTGATCTCAAGGTGCCGATGACGCTCAGCATAGGCCTTGCCTATGGCTCGGAATCGGCCAGTGAGCTCGGAGCTCTTGCCCAGTCGAGTCTGGATATGGCACTGGGCCGAGGCGGCGATCAGGCGGCTGTGAAGGCGGGCCAGCGGCTCTCCTTTTACGGCGGCAAGAGCAATGCCGCAGAGAAACGGACGAGGGTACGGGCACGGGTGATCGCCCATGCCCTGCGCGATTTGATGCAGGAGAGCGACCGGGTGCTGATTATGGGGCACCGGGTGCCTGATATCGACGCTGTAGGTGCAGCAATCGGCCTGCTCAAGGCTGCACAGATGTACAACGTGGAAGCCAGTATTGTAATGGAGACGCCGAATCCGTCCATTACCCGCATGATGGAGCAGATCCGTAAGGATGAAGCGCTATACAAGACCTTCATCACGACAGAGCAGGCGCTGCAGGTCATGACAGAGCATACGCTGCTGATCGTTGTAGATACACATAAGGCTTCCATGACCATGGAGCCGCGGCTGGTGCAATACGCCAGCCGGATCGTCGTAGTAGATCATCACCGCCGGGGAGAAGAGTTCATCAATGATGCAGTGCTCGTGTATCTGGAGCCTTATGCATCTTCAACCTGTGAGCTGGTGACCGAGCTGCTGCAGTATATTCACGACAAGATCAAGCTCAGTCCGCTGGAGGCTACCATGCTGCTGGCGGGCATTACGGTTGATACGAAGCATTTCGCACTGCATACCGGGTCGCGGACCTTCGAGGCAGCCGGCTTCCTGAGGCGTATCGGGGCAGATACGATTCTCATTCAGCGCATGCTGAAGGAGGATCTGCAGGAGTACATCTCCAAGGCGGAGATTATCAAGCATGCGCGGATGGTATACGATCATATCGCGCTGGTGGTTACTGCGCCGGGAATGAAAATTCCACAGCTGCTGATTGCCCAGACGGCGGATACGCTGCTGGGGATGACCAATGTGGTTGCCTCATTCGTGATCAGTGAGCGGCCTGATGGACTGATCGGCATCAGTGCCCGGTCACTGGGGCGGATGAATGTACAAGTGGTTATGGAGAAGCTGGGCGGCGGCGGACATCTGTCCAACGCGGCTGTACAGCTTGAAGGAACCAGCAAGGAAGCAGAAGCCAGACTGCTTGCAGTACTGGCCGAAATTGAAGCGAAAGAGGGGCTATTCGAATGA
- a CDS encoding DUF2232 domain-containing protein — translation MKFRWTSVAWSIAYLLLLLSLSTPLLLITTLFMIIPAIVLFTTLSTKQFILHIVPVLLIVGLITPFYVLISIYFLIPALVMGRRYKKRASAMSTLIAGMVAVLGEFLLILLISTTFLQFNLYDYVYDVLQTYTDWLATMGASNPLLSEITISSDQIGMMSWMTIQAIPMTLILSAFIIAVITHSIVRPILNSMEYAVPRLKPAREWRLSRAFIWYYLLGVVLSLLFGGADSGFMLMVSANLLPLLQIAFKIQTIGFLFFLIHERKWSKIVALLLAIPVIVLPGFWIIGVVDLAFPLRELVKKSKR, via the coding sequence TTGAAATTTCGCTGGACATCTGTGGCTTGGAGCATAGCTTATCTGCTGCTGCTGTTATCCCTGTCCACCCCATTGCTGCTTATCACGACGCTCTTTATGATTATCCCGGCCATTGTGCTCTTTACGACGCTTAGCACGAAGCAGTTTATTCTGCATATAGTGCCGGTCCTGCTGATTGTGGGCCTGATTACACCGTTTTACGTATTGATATCCATTTATTTCCTGATACCGGCCCTTGTAATGGGACGCCGGTATAAGAAACGCGCCTCTGCGATGTCTACGCTAATTGCCGGTATGGTCGCAGTATTAGGTGAATTCCTGCTGATTCTGTTAATCAGCACTACGTTCCTGCAGTTTAACTTGTACGATTATGTATACGATGTTCTGCAGACTTATACGGACTGGCTGGCCACTATGGGGGCAAGCAATCCTCTGCTCTCCGAGATCACTATCTCATCGGATCAGATTGGCATGATGAGCTGGATGACCATCCAGGCTATTCCGATGACGCTCATCCTCAGCGCATTCATCATAGCTGTCATTACGCATTCCATTGTCCGTCCGATTCTGAACAGCATGGAATACGCGGTGCCAAGACTGAAGCCTGCACGGGAGTGGAGACTGTCCAGAGCCTTCATCTGGTATTATCTGCTCGGCGTAGTGCTCAGCCTGCTCTTCGGCGGTGCGGACAGCGGCTTCATGCTGATGGTCTCGGCCAATCTGCTGCCGCTGCTGCAAATCGCATTCAAGATTCAAACCATCGGTTTCCTCTTCTTCCTGATACATGAACGGAAGTGGAGCAAGATAGTAGCGCTGCTGCTGGCGATACCTGTTATCGTCCTGCCGGGATTCTGGATTATCGGTGTTGTCGATCTGGCGTTTCCGCTGCGGGAGCTTGTGAAGAAATCGAAACGATAG
- a CDS encoding MazG-like family protein, which produces MPKDLDVAKRAKVIEWLKTEVIDQVSRLFKALWEGSTARVGDSLASLIMSSYILGRRLGIPYRELDDLLMEKLRKHRQEGHQLEEWYQDISALEEHMRKR; this is translated from the coding sequence GTGCCGAAGGACCTGGACGTGGCCAAACGCGCCAAGGTAATTGAGTGGTTAAAGACTGAAGTAATCGATCAAGTCTCACGGTTATTCAAAGCGTTGTGGGAAGGCAGTACCGCCCGTGTAGGCGACAGCCTGGCCAGCCTGATTATGAGCTCATATATATTGGGGCGCAGACTTGGTATCCCTTATCGTGAACTGGATGACTTGCTGATGGAGAAGCTGAGGAAGCATAGGCAGGAAGGCCATCAGCTGGAAGAATGGTACCAGGATATATCTGCACTAGAAGAACATATGCGTAAGAGGTGA